From the Paenibacillus sp. FSL H8-0548 genome, one window contains:
- the trmFO gene encoding FADH(2)-oxidizing methylenetetrahydrofolate--tRNA-(uracil(54)-C(5))-methyltransferase TrmFO, translating into MSQPQKVTVIGAGLAGSEAAWQIASQGVPVVLYEMRPVTKTPAHHTNQFAELVCSNSLRANGLANAVGVLKEEMRQLDSLILSCADQHAVPAGGALAVDRDGFSGEVTRRLHEHPLVEVRNEEVTEIPADGIVVIATGPLTAPGLSSQIQELLGEEYFYFYDAAAPIVEKDSIDMTKVYLASRYDKGEAAYLNCPMTEEEFEIFHEALTTAEKAEVKDFEKEVYFEGCMPIEIMASRGKQTVLFGPMKPVGLVNPHTGKLPHAVIQLRQDNAAGTLYNLVGFQTHLKWGEQKRVFSLIPGLENAEFVRFGVMHRNTFINSPRLLKPTYQLNNRDTLFFAGQMTGVEGYVESAASGLIAGMNAARLARGLEPLVLPEQTTLGSMGNYITTADFKHFQPMNANFGLFPPLEKRMRSKKEKNEMIANRALEGIEQFKREHLQ; encoded by the coding sequence TTGTCACAACCACAAAAAGTAACCGTCATCGGAGCAGGTCTAGCAGGCAGTGAGGCTGCTTGGCAAATCGCGTCACAGGGAGTTCCAGTTGTTTTATATGAAATGCGTCCAGTAACGAAAACACCGGCGCATCATACAAACCAATTTGCGGAGCTTGTTTGCAGCAATAGCCTAAGAGCAAATGGACTCGCAAACGCAGTAGGCGTACTAAAGGAAGAAATGCGTCAGCTCGATTCGCTTATTTTAAGCTGCGCGGATCAACATGCAGTACCTGCTGGCGGCGCGCTTGCCGTAGACCGAGATGGCTTTTCAGGTGAAGTAACACGGAGACTTCATGAGCATCCGCTTGTTGAAGTGCGCAATGAGGAAGTAACTGAAATTCCGGCTGATGGTATTGTTGTTATCGCTACCGGTCCACTTACGGCTCCAGGCTTATCCTCACAAATTCAAGAGCTGCTGGGCGAGGAATACTTCTATTTTTACGATGCAGCTGCTCCAATCGTGGAAAAAGATTCAATTGATATGACTAAGGTATATTTGGCTTCCAGGTACGATAAAGGGGAAGCGGCTTACTTGAACTGTCCAATGACGGAAGAGGAGTTCGAGATTTTTCACGAGGCGCTTACGACAGCCGAAAAAGCAGAGGTAAAGGATTTTGAGAAGGAAGTATATTTTGAAGGCTGCATGCCAATCGAAATTATGGCGAGCAGAGGAAAACAAACGGTATTGTTCGGACCTATGAAGCCTGTTGGGCTCGTTAATCCGCATACCGGAAAGCTGCCGCATGCTGTTATTCAGCTTCGTCAAGATAATGCTGCTGGTACACTTTATAATTTGGTTGGCTTCCAAACTCACTTGAAATGGGGAGAACAAAAACGCGTATTCTCTTTAATTCCTGGGTTGGAAAATGCTGAATTCGTAAGATTTGGGGTCATGCACCGCAATACGTTTATTAACTCGCCAAGATTGCTTAAGCCGACCTATCAGCTCAATAATCGTGATACTTTATTTTTTGCAGGGCAAATGACGGGTGTTGAGGGTTACGTAGAGTCAGCAGCATCTGGTTTAATTGCCGGTATGAATGCTGCGAGACTAGCGCGCGGATTAGAGCCGCTTGTGCTGCCTGAGCAAACTACACTAGGAAGTATGGGTAATTATATTACGACTGCTGATTTCAAACATTTCCAGCCAATGAACGCAAATTTTGGTTTGTTTCCGCCGCTTGAAAAACGGATGCGCAGTAAAAAAGAAAAAAATGAAATGATTGCAAATCGCGCATTAGAGGGTATTGAGCAATTTAAACGGGAACATTTGCAGTAG
- the hslV gene encoding ATP-dependent protease subunit HslV encodes MEMQFHATTICAVRHEGKGAIAGDGQVTFGNSMVMKNTAKKVRRLYRGQVVAGFAGSVADAITLFEKFEAKLEEHHGNLQRSAVELAKEWRSDRVLRRLEAMMLVMDKTGLLLISGNGEIIEPDDGLLAIGSGGSFALSAARALKRHAPQLEAKDIARSSLEVASEICVFTNSNIIVEEIE; translated from the coding sequence ATGGAAATGCAATTTCACGCAACTACGATTTGCGCTGTCAGGCACGAAGGAAAAGGTGCAATTGCCGGTGATGGACAAGTAACTTTCGGAAATAGCATGGTTATGAAAAATACAGCGAAAAAAGTAAGAAGGCTCTATCGCGGTCAAGTTGTTGCCGGATTTGCGGGATCGGTTGCCGATGCCATTACTTTGTTCGAGAAGTTCGAAGCGAAGCTGGAGGAGCATCATGGCAACTTGCAGCGCTCTGCTGTGGAGCTTGCAAAGGAATGGCGTTCCGACCGGGTGCTCCGAAGGCTCGAGGCAATGATGCTTGTAATGGACAAAACGGGCTTGCTGCTGATTTCAGGTAATGGTGAAATTATAGAACCAGATGATGGTCTACTGGCTATTGGCTCAGGAGGCAGTTTTGCACTTTCGGCAGCGAGAGCGCTCAAACGTCATGCGCCGCAACTGGAAGCAAAGGATATTGCTCGCTCTTCGCTTGAGGTTGCATCTGAAATTTGTGTGTTTACGAATAGCAATATTATCGTGGAAGAGATCGAGTAA
- the hslU gene encoding ATP-dependent protease ATPase subunit HslU has protein sequence MVNDALTPRQIVAELDKYIVGQKPAKRSVAIALRNRYRRSLLDETLRDEIVPKNILMIGPTGVGKTEIARRLAKLVKAPFVKLEATKFTEVGYVGRDVESMVRDLIETAIRMVKTEKTEKVKDRAEKLANDRIVALLAPSATKTKSQKNPFEMLFGNQQQTEETKEEPEVEDGLYQKRSQIKEQLAAGKLENEMIEIEVEDTSPNMMDMLSGQGPDGIGMNMQELFGQLMPKKPKKRKLPVKEARKVLTQEEANKLIDMDDVISESITRAEQSGIIFIDEIDKIASPSRGSGPDVSREGVQRDILPIVEGSTVMTKYGPVKTDYVLFIAAGAFHVAKPSDLIPELQGRFPIRVELTSLTLEDFVSILKEPKNALTKQYSALLQTEGIQIEFSDEAIHELASIAADVNRNTENIGARRLHTILEKLLEDLSFEAPELSLEKMTITPEYVREKLGSIAQNRDLSQYIL, from the coding sequence ATGGTAAATGATGCACTGACACCTCGCCAGATCGTAGCGGAGCTAGATAAGTATATCGTTGGACAAAAACCGGCTAAACGTTCGGTAGCCATAGCGCTTCGTAATCGCTACCGTAGAAGTTTGCTCGATGAAACGCTGCGGGATGAAATCGTTCCGAAAAATATTTTGATGATTGGACCAACCGGTGTCGGAAAAACGGAAATTGCTCGCCGATTAGCGAAGCTCGTTAAAGCGCCTTTCGTTAAGCTGGAAGCGACTAAATTTACTGAAGTCGGCTACGTTGGACGTGATGTTGAATCGATGGTGCGCGATCTCATAGAAACGGCTATTCGCATGGTGAAAACGGAGAAGACTGAAAAGGTTAAGGATAGAGCGGAGAAGCTTGCGAACGATAGAATCGTGGCACTTCTTGCACCGTCGGCAACAAAAACGAAGTCTCAGAAAAATCCTTTCGAAATGCTCTTCGGAAATCAACAGCAAACCGAGGAAACTAAGGAAGAGCCTGAGGTTGAGGATGGTTTGTATCAGAAACGATCGCAAATAAAAGAGCAGCTTGCAGCAGGCAAGCTTGAAAATGAAATGATAGAAATTGAGGTAGAGGATACCTCGCCTAATATGATGGATATGCTCTCCGGCCAAGGTCCAGATGGTATTGGCATGAATATGCAGGAATTATTCGGACAATTAATGCCAAAAAAACCTAAGAAGCGCAAGCTGCCTGTTAAGGAAGCACGTAAGGTGCTGACTCAAGAGGAAGCCAATAAGCTAATCGACATGGACGATGTTATATCTGAATCGATTACGCGAGCAGAGCAGTCAGGCATTATTTTCATAGATGAAATTGATAAAATTGCTAGTCCATCTCGTGGTTCTGGTCCTGACGTATCTCGAGAGGGTGTTCAACGGGATATACTGCCAATCGTAGAAGGTTCAACGGTCATGACTAAGTACGGGCCGGTCAAAACGGATTATGTTTTGTTTATTGCTGCAGGAGCCTTCCATGTTGCTAAGCCTTCGGATTTGATTCCGGAGCTTCAGGGTAGGTTCCCGATTCGGGTGGAGTTAACGAGCCTCACGCTCGAAGATTTTGTCAGCATTTTGAAAGAGCCTAAAAATGCATTGACTAAACAATATTCGGCATTGCTCCAAACGGAAGGCATTCAAATAGAGTTCTCAGATGAAGCTATTCACGAGCTGGCGTCCATCGCGGCAGATGTGAATCGGAATACCGAAAACATTGGTGCCCGCAGGCTGCATACGATACTTGAAAAGCTGCTTGAAGACTTATCATTTGAAGCGCCGGAGCTCTCACTTGAGAAAATGACGATCACTCCAGAATATGTACGTGAAAAATTAGGAAGCATTGCACAAAATCGTGATTTGAGTCAATATATATTGTAG
- the codY gene encoding GTP-sensing pleiotropic transcriptional regulator CodY, whose amino-acid sequence MTLLTKTRTLNRLLQRAAGKALSFREMAEVLCTTIQTNVFVVSRKGKILGCSAVDPYNHDFMRTLSADELRFPQASNVQFLDMQETMTNVNPDPGIYETFPRLGDQEIMTVVPIIGGGDRLGTLVLTRVAGAFDDEDLILAEYGSTIVGMEILRERTEEIEQEVRSRAVVAVAVGSLSFSELEAVEHIFEELDGKEGLLVASKIADRVGITRSVIVNALRKLESAGVIETRSLGMKGTYIKILNHQLFQELDKIKS is encoded by the coding sequence ATGACTTTACTAACTAAGACAAGAACGCTGAACCGTTTGCTGCAGCGGGCTGCTGGCAAGGCTCTCAGCTTTAGAGAAATGGCAGAGGTGCTTTGCACGACGATTCAGACGAATGTGTTCGTTGTCAGTCGCAAGGGAAAGATACTTGGCTGTTCAGCAGTAGATCCTTATAATCATGATTTTATGAGAACATTATCTGCTGATGAGCTTCGGTTTCCACAGGCAAGCAACGTGCAGTTTCTTGATATGCAGGAGACGATGACGAATGTAAATCCCGATCCTGGCATCTATGAAACCTTTCCAAGGTTGGGAGATCAAGAAATTATGACGGTAGTGCCGATTATCGGCGGGGGGGATCGTCTCGGTACGTTAGTGCTGACTCGGGTAGCTGGCGCTTTTGACGATGAAGATCTTATTTTGGCTGAATATGGCTCTACGATTGTAGGGATGGAAATTTTGCGTGAGCGGACTGAGGAAATTGAGCAGGAGGTTCGCAGCCGAGCTGTAGTAGCTGTCGCTGTTGGTTCATTGTCATTTAGTGAGCTGGAAGCGGTGGAGCACATATTTGAAGAGCTTGATGGCAAGGAAGGACTGCTGGTCGCTTCGAAAATTGCAGACCGAGTAGGCATCACTCGCTCCGTTATTGTTAATGCATTGCGTAAGCTCGAGAGTGCAGGAGTGATAGAAACAAGATCACTTGGCATGAAGGGCACGTACATTAAAATATTAAATCACCAGCTTTTTCAAGAACTAGATAAGATCAAATCGTAA
- the flgB gene encoding flagellar basal body rod protein FlgB yields the protein MNLLNGASFQRMEGALQAAEMRQRVISNNVANNDTPHFKRSEVLFETLLEQTLGNNQGKLNGQRTNEKHISIGSASSKIPIPKLITDETTAMNNNQNNVDIDREMSLLAKNQLSYSVYVQQINHEVRMIRTAIEGRG from the coding sequence ATGAATTTGTTGAATGGCGCTTCATTTCAAAGAATGGAAGGTGCGCTTCAAGCAGCAGAAATGAGACAGCGGGTCATTTCAAATAACGTCGCAAACAATGATACGCCGCATTTCAAACGTTCTGAGGTTTTATTTGAAACGTTATTGGAGCAAACGCTGGGAAATAATCAAGGGAAATTAAATGGTCAGCGAACGAATGAGAAACATATTTCGATTGGGTCAGCATCTTCTAAAATACCTATACCCAAACTTATCACGGATGAAACAACTGCGATGAATAATAATCAAAATAATGTTGATATCGATCGCGAAATGTCGTTACTGGCTAAAAACCAATTAAGCTACAGCGTATATGTCCAGCAAATTAATCACGAAGTAAGAATGATACGGACAGCAATTGAGGGGAGAGGCTAA
- the flgC gene encoding flagellar basal body rod protein FlgC: protein MKLSTGFDISASALTAQRLRMDVISSNIANAETTRGSYVNGQFQPYKRKMVVMESLQPSFSSVLTQQMNGKSAAQGVKVTKIKEDDSPNKLVYNPTHPDADKNGYVNMPNVDVTKEMVDMISATRSYEANVTALNATKSMFVKVLEIGK from the coding sequence ATGAAACTGTCAACAGGATTTGATATTAGTGCCTCCGCTTTAACAGCGCAGCGGCTTCGTATGGATGTTATTTCTTCAAACATCGCAAATGCAGAAACAACCCGAGGCAGCTACGTGAATGGTCAGTTCCAGCCATATAAAAGAAAAATGGTTGTCATGGAGTCACTGCAACCGTCATTTTCAAGTGTGCTTACTCAGCAAATGAATGGGAAATCAGCGGCACAAGGGGTTAAGGTCACTAAAATTAAAGAGGATGATTCGCCGAATAAGCTCGTATACAATCCAACACATCCGGATGCAGACAAAAATGGCTATGTAAATATGCCCAATGTTGATGTAACGAAGGAAATGGTTGATATGATTAGTGCTACACGCTCATATGAGGCAAATGTAACTGCACTAAATGCTACAAAATCGATGTTTGTAAAGGTGCTAGAAATAGGTAAATAA
- the fliE gene encoding flagellar hook-basal body complex protein FliE, with protein MIQSMMLGSVQPVKITEATSIQQATPAQATQSFGEFLQTAIEGVNSQEQNVHKLNDKYLIGEVDVSKVLIASEQSLLSLQLTSQIRNKVVEAYQEIMRMQI; from the coding sequence ATGATTCAATCGATGATGCTCGGTTCCGTACAGCCAGTAAAAATAACTGAAGCTACTTCGATTCAACAAGCGACTCCAGCACAAGCAACACAATCTTTTGGAGAATTTCTACAAACGGCTATCGAAGGTGTTAACAGTCAAGAGCAAAACGTTCATAAGCTCAATGACAAGTATTTGATAGGTGAAGTCGATGTTTCAAAGGTGTTGATTGCTTCTGAGCAATCGTTGCTTAGCTTGCAGTTAACCTCACAGATCCGCAACAAAGTGGTTGAGGCATATCAAGAAATTATGCGGATGCAAATATAA
- the fliF gene encoding flagellar basal-body MS-ring/collar protein FliF, producing MNERIAQYRVRLTQFWSQMGRKQKIWLGASIAGLLLTIILLTIVFTRTEYEIAFQSLDTADAAAIMTYLDSSGIPYELSGNGKNISVPSTDAARIKVDVGSQGLVQNGSLGFEAFTTSSSAFGSTENEFNVKYLNALNGEIQQLLNAMQGIESSKVLVNLPEESVFLSTEEAKQASASIMLKFTTGYRPSQKEVDGYYNLVKTAVPNLAIKDITVSSPEGELSFSEETGGIAGNTVAIESQFVIQKKYESELKKSIQEFLGAIVGPENLVIQVSSSMNFDKKSSQESVVRPLDNNDNNGIILSEEIVNNSSTGGSDQNGGVAGTGETDVPGYEAASSTESSESSSIIRNYDVTRIINNIDSAPYVLKDLSISIGIEQSELNDEASKAAIMSAMTALVRSQLADSGQDVNDDVMMEKKVTLIARTFSGSSSASNTGLMSTPWLIGIGGAALAIIAGLIYALARRRKKQVQEEVEMSQPAPIEYPTLDMENVNNDSQARKNLETLAKRKPDEFVNLLRTWLADE from the coding sequence GTGAACGAAAGAATCGCCCAATATCGGGTAAGGCTCACACAGTTTTGGAGCCAGATGGGCAGAAAACAAAAAATATGGTTGGGAGCATCAATTGCTGGGCTCTTGCTAACGATCATTTTGTTAACAATTGTGTTTACAAGAACGGAATATGAGATTGCTTTTCAAAGCTTGGATACTGCTGATGCAGCGGCTATTATGACCTATTTGGACAGCAGCGGCATTCCATACGAGCTTAGCGGCAATGGGAAAAATATTTCTGTGCCAAGCACTGATGCAGCGCGAATCAAGGTCGATGTAGGTTCACAAGGATTGGTTCAAAATGGGTCATTGGGCTTTGAGGCTTTTACTACGAGTTCTAGTGCATTTGGTTCAACAGAGAACGAATTCAATGTTAAGTATTTGAATGCATTAAATGGAGAGATTCAACAGCTTCTGAACGCGATGCAAGGGATTGAAAGCTCTAAAGTGCTGGTTAACCTTCCAGAGGAGAGTGTGTTTCTCTCTACTGAAGAAGCTAAACAAGCCTCAGCCTCCATTATGTTGAAATTTACTACTGGTTATCGTCCTAGTCAAAAAGAAGTTGACGGGTATTATAATCTTGTGAAAACAGCAGTGCCTAACTTGGCAATAAAGGATATTACAGTTTCTAGTCCCGAAGGAGAATTATCATTCTCAGAGGAAACCGGTGGCATAGCAGGAAATACAGTTGCGATTGAATCTCAGTTTGTCATTCAGAAGAAATATGAATCAGAACTGAAGAAGAGTATCCAAGAATTTCTCGGTGCGATTGTCGGTCCTGAAAATTTAGTTATTCAAGTATCGAGCAGCATGAATTTCGATAAGAAGAGTTCACAAGAGTCTGTTGTGAGGCCGCTGGATAACAACGATAATAATGGGATTATTCTTAGTGAAGAGATCGTTAATAATAGCTCGACGGGTGGTTCTGATCAAAATGGCGGTGTAGCAGGTACTGGAGAAACAGATGTACCTGGTTATGAGGCAGCCTCGAGTACGGAAAGTTCTGAATCAAGCTCGATTATTAGAAATTATGATGTTACTCGAATAATCAATAACATTGATTCTGCACCGTATGTGTTAAAAGACCTTTCTATTAGTATCGGCATCGAGCAGTCAGAATTGAATGATGAAGCCAGCAAAGCTGCAATTATGTCGGCGATGACGGCGTTGGTAAGATCTCAATTAGCTGATTCTGGACAAGATGTGAACGATGATGTCATGATGGAGAAGAAAGTAACCTTGATCGCACGAACTTTCTCAGGCAGCAGCTCAGCTAGCAATACAGGCTTAATGTCAACACCTTGGCTTATCGGCATTGGTGGCGCAGCACTGGCGATTATCGCAGGCTTAATCTATGCATTAGCGCGTCGTCGGAAAAAACAAGTTCAAGAAGAAGTTGAAATGTCGCAGCCAGCTCCGATTGAATATCCTACTCTTGATATGGAAAACGTCAATAATGATAGTCAAGCCCGGAAAAATCTTGAAACACTCGCCAAACGTAAACCAGATGAGTTTGTTAATCTTCTTCGCACATGGCTAGCGGATGAATAG
- the fliG gene encoding flagellar motor switch protein FliG, translated as MSKAMQGLSGRQKAAILLITLGPEVSAQIFKNLRDEEIEQLTLEIANVRKVDSHDRETIISEFHQICMAQEYITQGGISYAKDILEKALGEQKALEVINRLTATLQVRPFDFARKAEPTQILNFIQNENPQTIALVLSYLQSEQSSHILSSLPQEKQAEVARRIALMDSTSPEVISQVERVLEQKLSSTVTQDYTNAGGVDSIVQILNGVDRGTERTILDALEIQDPELAEEIKKRMFVFEDIVNIDNRSIQRIIRDIENTDLQLALKVASEEVREAIFRNMSKRMADTFKEEMEFMGPVRLRDVEEAQTRIVATIRRLEESGEIIIARGGGDDIIV; from the coding sequence TTGTCTAAAGCAATGCAAGGATTATCAGGACGTCAAAAAGCAGCGATTTTGCTTATTACACTGGGACCTGAAGTATCTGCACAAATATTCAAAAATTTGCGAGATGAAGAGATTGAGCAGCTTACGCTTGAAATCGCGAATGTAAGAAAAGTAGATAGTCATGATCGTGAAACCATTATAAGTGAGTTTCATCAAATATGTATGGCTCAGGAGTACATTACACAAGGCGGTATATCTTACGCAAAGGATATATTGGAGAAGGCACTTGGCGAACAAAAAGCGCTTGAGGTCATTAATCGCTTGACGGCCACGCTGCAGGTTAGGCCGTTCGACTTTGCTAGAAAAGCAGAGCCTACTCAAATTTTGAATTTTATTCAAAACGAAAACCCGCAGACGATTGCCTTAGTATTATCCTATTTACAGTCAGAGCAGTCCTCGCACATTCTTTCTTCGCTTCCCCAAGAGAAACAAGCGGAGGTCGCAAGGCGAATAGCGCTTATGGACAGTACATCGCCTGAAGTTATTTCACAGGTTGAGCGTGTACTGGAGCAAAAGCTGTCATCAACGGTTACTCAGGATTACACAAATGCTGGTGGTGTCGATTCAATTGTACAAATATTGAACGGCGTCGATCGCGGTACAGAGCGTACTATTCTGGATGCTCTTGAAATTCAAGATCCGGAGCTCGCGGAAGAAATTAAGAAACGTATGTTTGTATTTGAGGATATTGTTAATATCGACAATCGTTCGATTCAACGGATCATCCGTGATATTGAAAACACGGATCTTCAGCTTGCGCTTAAAGTGGCTAGTGAAGAGGTTCGTGAAGCCATATTTAGAAATATGTCGAAACGTATGGCTGATACCTTTAAAGAGGAAATGGAATTTATGGGACCTGTTCGACTTCGCGATGTAGAAGAAGCACAAACACGTATCGTGGCTACAATTCGGAGACTGGAAGAGTCTGGTGAAATTATAATTGCCCGCGGTGGAGGAGACGATATCATTGTCTAA
- a CDS encoding FliH/SctL family protein: MSNLIKSSSVINLEQFKKLEGLAQNSIEANEVDAPEEQQEISPDEATISLRDQILNDAQLYAEERLREASQESEKLLTDTQQQIDVWWLQKRTEDEEASVASRNAGYERGYAEGAAQSELELRQNWEQKIAEASEVLKTAFDMREQIIQEAEPFLVELSCAIAEKIIGQQLTLAPDMAIELIRKSLSRRREQGVITLCVSPAHLAFVQAAREELHFAIDSQAELQILPDSTVKDNGCVIRSSFGSIDARIDTQLSEIKRELIHLAHHSGEERGHFDDIE, translated from the coding sequence TTGTCTAATCTGATAAAATCTTCGAGTGTTATTAATCTGGAACAATTTAAAAAGCTGGAAGGGCTCGCTCAAAACAGTATTGAAGCAAATGAAGTGGATGCTCCGGAGGAACAACAAGAGATTAGTCCGGATGAAGCTACGATTTCATTGCGAGATCAAATTTTGAATGATGCACAGCTGTATGCAGAGGAACGGCTTCGTGAAGCTTCACAAGAAAGCGAGAAGCTGCTAACGGATACGCAGCAGCAAATTGATGTCTGGTGGCTCCAAAAAAGAACTGAAGATGAGGAAGCCTCAGTAGCTTCGCGAAATGCCGGCTATGAGCGTGGATATGCAGAAGGAGCAGCGCAATCTGAATTAGAGCTGCGTCAGAACTGGGAGCAAAAGATAGCAGAAGCATCCGAGGTTTTGAAAACTGCTTTTGACATGCGTGAACAAATCATTCAGGAAGCAGAGCCTTTCCTAGTTGAGTTAAGCTGTGCAATTGCTGAAAAAATTATTGGGCAGCAGCTAACACTTGCACCAGACATGGCTATTGAGCTCATTCGGAAATCGCTATCGAGAAGAAGAGAGCAGGGCGTTATCACGCTATGTGTCTCACCAGCTCATCTTGCATTCGTACAGGCAGCCAGAGAAGAGCTTCATTTCGCTATCGATTCGCAGGCGGAGCTCCAAATATTACCTGATTCTACTGTGAAGGATAACGGTTGTGTCATTCGATCTTCATTTGGAAGTATTGATGCGCGTATCGATACACAGTTGTCGGAAATTAAACGTGAGTTAATCCATCTTGCTCATCATAGCGGCGAAGAGCGAGGACATTTTGATGATATTGAATAA